The genomic region TCCACAATCTTCAACAAAGCGATTTGCTCCTCCTCAGTCCAAGTAGCAAAGCGCACTTTATTGGAGAGGCTCCGAAAAAATTCTGCTAGGCTCATGTTTATTCTCTTAAAGTGCAGGCGTTTGTTCTTTGGTTAGCAGGGATTAACTTCTTTGCATTCTTCAAATCAGGTTTCTTTGAAGACCATAGCAAACTTGGGTAGACGATGACAACTAATCAAGACAGCTGGGTCAAATATTTTCAGGAACACGGCTACGTAGCGATGGAGCGTGTCTTCTCAGAGGAGGAAGTGCAACGCATGCGTAAGGAGGCTGATGCCATCCTTGAATTGATCCTCAACTCCTCGAATTCCCTCCAGCGCCAGAGTGGACGCTTGGATCTGGTCCGGAATGAAGCGGGCTACCTCGTGCGCAAGATCCAGCCGATCAATGATCTATCACTCTACCTCTCCCAAATCTCAGCTGATTCTCGCCTACTCGACCCGATGCGCACCTTGATGAATGAAGAGCCCATCTTGATGGAAGAAAAACTGAACTATAAGCAACCGATGCCCGATCTCTCCTTTGGCTTTGAAACCAATCCCCGCAACACGGATCGTTTCCCAGTACACAACGACTGGGCCTACTATCGAGTGCAGAACTACCCACAGGGCATCATTTCCTCAGCGATTACTCTTGATGACTGTCCCACTGAGTCTGGGCCAATTCACATCTGGCCAGGAACGCACAAGACATACCTTGAGCACGAATCTGTTGATATCGGCCTTCAGGTTCAACCAGGATTGGTCGATTTTGAGGGCGGCGAAGATTTACTGCTGCCTGCTGGTTCCGTTGCCTTCTTCTCGTCCCTGCTTGTCCACAATTCTCGACCCAACATCTCGGGTAACCCTCGCCGGATGATGATCTACAGCCACTATCCCACCTCTGCCGAGATGGGAGTGGATGTGCGAAATGGCCCTACTCGACTGCGTGAGGCGCCCTATGAGTGGGAGTACTCTCGGATGAAACTACGTGGGGAAGGAAGGGATGTGTTTAGTGCCGAGGCGGCCGTTTGATCGGGTCTGACCAAACAGCGGCAGAGTGGATCTTGAGAGTATTCGGTCAGAGGGATCTTTCGAGGTTTTTTTTGGAAAATATGATTTTACTTCAAGATAATCCGAAGTCAATAAAATGCCGCCCTGTGTAGAGCGGCATAGTGTTATCACTCACAGTTGGTAGGCACGAATGGACCTAACTTATTGCTCTCCATCGTTGTGCCATCAGTCAGTGTGGCAACGAGCTTGAACTCTTTAGCTGTGCAGAATGTTGTATTAAATGTCCAACGGCTACCCGTTGTAGTAGTCAGTGATGGATATGCTGCACTCAGAGAGTTCTTTTCAATCGCGTATAGCACCACATTTGGATCATGTGTCCAAGTAGCCTCAAACACTCGGTTACCTGGTGTAACAGTGAAGTCAAATATTTCTTTAGTATCATCTCCCAGAGTTGGCTCTTCAGCTACTGGTACTGCTACATCTGGCTCCGTCATACAACCACCGTTTGGATCATCTACCAATCCCATTCCCTCGCATGTTTCTACAATGGGCTCTTCAGGAGTGATTGGATCGACGATGTTAGTTCCAAAGTCGTTATCTACACAAGTGTTATTGGCTTCGTCATAAACGAGTCCAAATGCCTCACATCCGTCGACGATTGGCTTAGTTGGCTCCGCTGGTTGAGACGATGGTTGGTAAGTCGTCTCGGTTACAGACTCTTCAGGCATTGCACCACAGTTTGCAATAGAGGTTGTCAAGGCAACGATGGCTGCGGCTTTGATGAAGGTCCTTACTAATTGAGCTTTCATAATTTGTCCTCGTGGTGGAGTTGATGAGCGCCAAGTAAAAATGTCTCAGTTATGTTGCATAATAGTAAAATTAAGTTAAAAAACGAAAATAACTGTCAATCAATTTTTTAATATTTTTTAGATAAAATATACAAATATCTGATTTAATTAATGATAAATTTTAAAATTAACTGAATTTGATATCAAATTCATGATTATATATTTTTTATGAATTAGTTCTTAGATGAACTCTTTTGGAAAATAAGTGGGCTGGATAGATTGGGATGCTAGAACTTAGAGCTCAGAGAAAATGTTCTGAAGGCGAGAATTGGCAATAATCATATGCTGGGGATTTGAAGAACAGGAGATAAAGTTTAAAAAGCTTGCTGGGCGAGGCTCCTCATCTGGTTCAATATCTGTCTGATTCTCCACCGAGAAGAAAAAATTTAAGATAGAGACCGCTTAGAATGCTCACTCACTTGGGAATGAAGGCCTTAAGGAAAGGAGGCCACATTCAATCAATTCATAGAAACATAGCCAAGCGAGAGAATTTCTAGCTCCAAGCTGCCACCAGGTCTTTGCCATTGGACCAGATCTCCTACTTCAGTTCCCAATACCGCCTTGGCTAGTGGCGAGATCCAACTAATCAGTTGTTGATTGTCCAGCGCCTCATCTTCCCCAACAATCTGGAACTTGCGGATTGTTTCACCTTCTAGCACCTCAACCCACATTCCAAAGCACACTTGCTCTGAAGGATTGTCTGGTGGGATCACCAAGATTGCCTGCGTAACTCGTTGCCGCAGATAGCGCAGATCTCTTTTGATAAGGGCAAGAGCCTGCTTGGCGGACATATCCTCTTTGCCTTGCAGCCGCTGTCGCTCTGCCTCCGCTTGCTGCAGTTGCTCCTGCAGGAGTTGCTGGCCACGGGGAGTTACATAATTTGGATGTGAGCTTATTTTGCGTTCTGGGAGGTCATCAGCGACTTCGTCACCATCGGGTTCCTTAACAAAAGCCCGTGACATTATGGACTTCAGTGCGAAATATTAGGTGAAGAGTATTGCAGAGAAAGAATATTAGAGCTTAGCCGAAGACTTGTTGAAACCCCAACTCATGGAGACTGCTGAGTCCTGTCTCCAGGTCTTCCTCTCGTAGTAGCAACCAATCTTTTGAAAAAGTGGATACTAGCAAAATGTTGAGTTGATGGCTTGCCAATTTTGAGGCGATGGCTGCGAGGAAACCCGGTGTTTCAAACGGAGTCGACATTTTGAATTCAAGCAAACGAAACCAAAGCTGTTGCTTTAAAATTTGGGGAGTCAGCATTTCAAGCTTGTCCTCTGTAGTGATCACGCTGATTTCTTCAGTCTCATGAGTGACAAGAAAATGAGGTTGGGGGTTGGGGCATTTTGCTACCTGGAGCACCGCATAGCGCAGGGGGTGAAGAACAAAGGGGCTTTGCTCAATGGTTTCCTGAAGGGTAGGAGATGCTTCTTTCATGAATGACTTTTTAACTATCTTCAAGAAACGCAGGAATGAATGGATAGTTTTGAAGAATAGGCCCACAAAAGCTTTGCAGAATCCTGGGTTGAAATGCTGAAACAGGTCCCTAGTTGTCCAGATCCCTTCTCATTTCTAGGCTGCTTTAGACTGGCTCGCTAGTTTGCCAATGGCTCTTTCCAGTGAATCAAGTCCCTGTTTCATCTCTTCTTCTGTAATCACCAAGCTAGGGGCCAGGCGCAGTACATCGGGTCCGGCCACCAAGACCATCACTCCCTCGTCGTGGGCAGCTTTCATGACTTCTCCGGCCTTACCTGCCCAGCTATCGCTCATCACGCAACCAAGTAACAGGCCCAGTCCACGAATCTCCTTGAAGACTCCATATTGATCCCCGATCTGCTTCAACCGACTTTGGAACCACTCCTGCCGTTGCTTAACACCTTCGAGGACCTCAGGTTGGTTCACCACATCAAGGACCGCCTCAGCCACGACACTTGCCAGTAGGTTCCCTCCATAGGTAGTGCCGTGCGTTCCAACGCTAAAGTGTTCGGCTATTTTCGCCGTGGTCAGCATCGCCCCGATGGGGAACCCTCCTCCCAAACTCTTGGCGCTGGATAGAACATCGGGAGTGACGCCGTAGTGCTGGTAGGCGAAGAGATAACCGCTGCGTCCCATACCGCTCTGTACCTCATCAAAAACTAGTAGGGCTCCGTGCCGGTCACAAAGCTCTCGGGCAGTTTGTAGAAATTCTTGTTTGGCAGGCAGAACGCCACCTTCCCCCTGGATTGGTTCCACCATGATTGCGCAGGTCTTGTCAGAAACAGCGACTCTCAGGGCATCACAGTCGTTGTAGGGCACATGGTTGATGCTTCCTGGTTTTGGGCCAAAGCCTTCTGCATACTTCGGCTGACCACCCACACTGACGGTGAATAGAGTCCGTCCGTGAAATCCGTTAAAGGTCGCAATGATTTCATCCTTTTCAGCACCAACAGTACTATAGGCATAGCGTCGGACGAGCTTGAGACAGGCTTCATTCGCTTCTGCTCCAGAGTTGGCAAAAAAGACCCGTTCGGCAAAGGTCGCTTCACAGAGCTTGCGAGCCAAACGCAGGGCGGGTTCATTGGTGTAGATGTTCGAGATGTGCCAGAGTTTCC from SAR324 cluster bacterium harbors:
- a CDS encoding phytanoyl-CoA dioxygenase family protein, whose product is MTTNQDSWVKYFQEHGYVAMERVFSEEEVQRMRKEADAILELILNSSNSLQRQSGRLDLVRNEAGYLVRKIQPINDLSLYLSQISADSRLLDPMRTLMNEEPILMEEKLNYKQPMPDLSFGFETNPRNTDRFPVHNDWAYYRVQNYPQGIISSAITLDDCPTESGPIHIWPGTHKTYLEHESVDIGLQVQPGLVDFEGGEDLLLPAGSVAFFSSLLVHNSRPNISGNPRRMMIYSHYPTSAEMGVDVRNGPTRLREAPYEWEYSRMKLRGEGRDVFSAEAAV
- a CDS encoding GreA/GreB family elongation factor, whose amino-acid sequence is MSRAFVKEPDGDEVADDLPERKISSHPNYVTPRGQQLLQEQLQQAEAERQRLQGKEDMSAKQALALIKRDLRYLRQRVTQAILVIPPDNPSEQVCFGMWVEVLEGETIRKFQIVGEDEALDNQQLISWISPLAKAVLGTEVGDLVQWQRPGGSLELEILSLGYVSMN
- a CDS encoding ACT domain-containing protein — encoded protein: MKEASPTLQETIEQSPFVLHPLRYAVLQVAKCPNPQPHFLVTHETEEISVITTEDKLEMLTPQILKQQLWFRLLEFKMSTPFETPGFLAAIASKLASHQLNILLVSTFSKDWLLLREEDLETGLSSLHELGFQQVFG
- a CDS encoding aspartate aminotransferase family protein, which gives rise to MENKTVNRRDFDQFMVPNYAPMSFIPVRGEGSRIWDQQGQERVDLTGGIAVTSLGHCHPTLVKALQEQAGKLWHISNIYTNEPALRLARKLCEATFAERVFFANSGAEANEACLKLVRRYAYSTVGAEKDEIIATFNGFHGRTLFTVSVGGQPKYAEGFGPKPGSINHVPYNDCDALRVAVSDKTCAIMVEPIQGEGGVLPAKQEFLQTARELCDRHGALLVFDEVQSGMGRSGYLFAYQHYGVTPDVLSSAKSLGGGFPIGAMLTTAKIAEHFSVGTHGTTYGGNLLASVVAEAVLDVVNQPEVLEGVKQRQEWFQSRLKQIGDQYGVFKEIRGLGLLLGCVMSDSWAGKAGEVMKAAHDEGVMVLVAGPDVLRLAPSLVITEEEMKQGLDSLERAIGKLASQSKAA